One window of Triticum dicoccoides isolate Atlit2015 ecotype Zavitan chromosome 5A, WEW_v2.0, whole genome shotgun sequence genomic DNA carries:
- the LOC119300957 gene encoding uncharacterized protein LOC119300957 codes for MCPLRVILIFLSATVAGFFLLRGLNADPDCFQDGDDGSESPRAAVPLHSKVGSAVKTGFWTTVDMASGRYLWRTLVAPPANSESDKAW; via the exons ATGTGCCCGCTGAGGGTGATACTCATCTTCCTCTCCGCCACCGTCGCCGGATTCTTCCTCCTCCGGGGCCTCAACGCCGACCCCGACTGTTTCCAAGACGGCGACGACGGCTCGGAATCTCCCAGGGCCGCCGTTCCCCTCCATTCCAAG GTTGGTTCAGCTGTGAAAACCGGGTTCTGGACAACGGTAGACATGGCGAGCGGGCGGTACCTTTGGCGGACCCTTGTTGCGCCACCAGCGAATTCTGAATCCGACAAGGCCTGGTGA